From the genome of Prevotella herbatica, one region includes:
- a CDS encoding peptidase associated/transthyretin-like domain-containing protein: MKIRILPILFILCALTSNVDAQVKGVLIDIETRQPIDGVAIYTNTNKKIYSDKNGHFFISDPNCTSITLTHNSYVRRNMELKNMKDSTFLIPKAITINTVVITAKAPKIGFSTSSMVSNLFNDPMTSPKGPSGIDLLSIFEKSRSKVKKSVMRRAHDAVKKY; encoded by the coding sequence ATGAAAATAAGGATACTCCCAATATTGTTTATACTTTGTGCTTTGACAAGTAATGTTGATGCTCAGGTAAAGGGCGTACTTATTGATATAGAGACGAGACAGCCGATAGACGGTGTAGCTATTTATACCAATACGAATAAAAAAATCTACTCTGACAAAAACGGACACTTCTTTATCTCTGACCCAAACTGTACTAGCATAACGCTTACTCATAATAGTTATGTTAGAAGAAATATGGAACTTAAGAACATGAAAGATTCAACTTTCCTTATTCCAAAAGCAATAACAATAAACACAGTCGTGATAACAGCTAAAGCTCCCAAGATAGGCTTTAGTACAAGTAGCATGGTATCTAATTTGTTTAATGATCCAATGACTTCTCCTAAAGGTCCTTCAGGAATAGACTTGTTGAGTATATTTGAAAAAAGTAGGAGTAAGGTGAAAAAAAGTGTGATGAGAAGGGCACATGATGCTGTGAAAAAATATTAG
- the purL gene encoding phosphoribosylformylglycinamidine synthase has translation MILFFRTQSKSVIATEFDHQPDKNEISELCWLYGDAKLEETQKLEGFFVGPRREMITPWSTNAVEITQNMSLSGILRIEEYFPVDSEGAEHDPMLQRMYNGLDQEIFTVNHNPEPIKYVDDLEKYNNEEGLALNDDEIAYLHTLEKENGRPLTDSEIFGFAQINSEHCRHKIFGGQFIIDGKEMESSLFSMIKKTTKENPNKILSAYKDNVAFAQGPVIEQFAPSDQSTSDYFQVKDIESVISLKAETHNFPTTVEPFNGAATGTGGEIRDRMGGGVGSWPIAGTACYMTAYPRLKDENGKTDVERDWEDILPVRNWLYQSPEQILIKASNGASDFGNKFGQPLICGSVLTFEHQENNEKYAYDKVIMLAGGVGYGKKRDCLKKEPAKGNKVVVVGGDNYRIGLGGGSVSSVDTGKYSNGIELNAIQRANPEMQKRAYNLVRALVEEDENPVVSIHDHGSAGHLNCLSELVEECGGEIDMTKLPIGDKTLSAKEIIANESQERMGLLIDEKYLDHVQKIAERERAPMYVVGETTGDAHFSFKQGDGVKPFDLDVAQMFGHTPKTIMVDETVERRYDDVTYSQDNINEYLNRVLQLEAVACKDWLTNKVDRSVTGKIARQQGQGKIQLPLSDCGVVALDFRGEKGISSSLGHAPQAGLADPKAGSVLSVAEALTNIVWAPLAEGLDSLSLSANWMWPCRSQKGEDARLYEGVRALSDFCCDINVNVPTGKDSLSLSQQYPNGEKIIAPGTVIVSAGGEVSDVKKTVSPVLVNDKDSSLYHIDFSFDEQHLGGSAFAQSLGKVGSDVPTVKNPEYFVDCFNAIQELVKRGWIMAGHDISAGGLISTLLEMTFANENGGINVNLHDIASDDIVKTLFAENPGVVIQVSDAHKEELKKFLDDEGIGYAKIGYPTPNSRKIIVKNGDKENEFDIDSLRDTWYKTSYLLDRDQSMNGMAKKRYTNYKKQPIEICYNKDFKGTLASYGIDINRRKSTGVKAAIIREKGTNGEREMAYTMYLAGFDVKDVMMTDLISGRETLEDVNFIVFCGGFSNSDVLGSAKGWAGAFLYNPKAKEALDKFYAREDTLSLGICNGCQLMVELNLINPEHEHRSHLCHNNSKKFESAFLGLSIPQNKSVLLGSLSNNKLGIWVAHGEGRFYLPEPEDHYNVVAKYNYAEYPGNPNGSDYNVAGICSDDGRHLAMMPHPERAIFPWQNAYYPLDRKNDEVTPWIEAFVNARKWIEEKI, from the coding sequence ATGATTCTTTTTTTTAGAACTCAATCTAAGAGTGTTATTGCTACTGAATTCGATCATCAGCCAGACAAGAACGAAATCAGTGAACTTTGCTGGCTTTACGGCGATGCAAAGTTGGAAGAAACCCAAAAATTGGAAGGCTTCTTTGTTGGACCGCGCCGTGAAATGATTACCCCTTGGAGTACAAATGCCGTTGAGATTACCCAGAATATGAGTCTTAGCGGCATTTTGCGTATAGAGGAATACTTCCCTGTTGATTCAGAGGGAGCTGAACATGACCCTATGCTGCAACGTATGTATAATGGTCTTGATCAGGAAATATTCACAGTTAACCACAACCCAGAACCAATCAAGTATGTTGACGACCTCGAAAAATATAACAACGAGGAAGGTCTTGCATTAAATGATGATGAGATTGCCTATCTCCACACACTTGAGAAGGAAAACGGACGACCACTAACCGATTCTGAAATCTTTGGTTTTGCACAGATAAACTCTGAGCATTGTCGTCACAAGATCTTCGGCGGACAGTTTATCATTGACGGGAAAGAAATGGAATCTTCGCTTTTCAGTATGATAAAGAAAACCACTAAAGAAAACCCTAATAAGATTTTGTCTGCATACAAGGATAATGTAGCTTTTGCTCAGGGTCCTGTAATAGAGCAGTTTGCTCCTTCAGATCAAAGTACTAGTGACTATTTTCAAGTAAAAGATATAGAGAGTGTTATTTCTCTAAAAGCTGAAACTCATAATTTCCCAACTACTGTTGAACCTTTTAATGGTGCTGCCACTGGAACTGGTGGTGAAATCCGCGACCGTATGGGTGGAGGTGTCGGTTCATGGCCTATCGCTGGAACTGCATGCTACATGACTGCATACCCACGTTTGAAAGATGAAAATGGAAAAACAGATGTTGAGCGTGACTGGGAAGATATACTTCCTGTACGCAACTGGTTGTATCAAAGCCCTGAACAGATTTTGATTAAGGCTTCTAATGGTGCCAGTGACTTCGGTAACAAGTTTGGTCAGCCACTTATTTGTGGTTCTGTACTTACTTTTGAACATCAGGAAAATAATGAAAAATATGCCTACGACAAGGTCATTATGCTTGCCGGTGGTGTAGGATATGGCAAAAAACGCGATTGCCTAAAGAAAGAACCTGCAAAGGGAAACAAAGTTGTCGTCGTTGGTGGTGATAACTATCGCATTGGTCTTGGTGGAGGTTCTGTATCTTCTGTTGATACAGGTAAATATAGCAACGGAATAGAACTAAATGCTATTCAGCGTGCAAATCCAGAGATGCAGAAACGTGCTTATAATCTCGTTCGTGCATTGGTTGAAGAGGATGAAAATCCTGTTGTTAGTATTCACGACCATGGTAGTGCAGGTCACTTAAACTGTCTTTCTGAACTTGTTGAAGAATGTGGCGGTGAAATAGATATGACTAAATTGCCTATCGGTGACAAGACTCTTAGCGCTAAAGAAATTATCGCGAATGAAAGTCAGGAGCGCATGGGACTTCTTATTGATGAGAAGTATCTTGACCATGTTCAGAAGATTGCTGAACGTGAACGTGCTCCGATGTATGTTGTCGGTGAGACAACGGGTGACGCTCATTTCAGTTTCAAACAGGGTGATGGTGTAAAGCCTTTTGACCTTGATGTAGCTCAGATGTTCGGTCACACACCTAAAACCATTATGGTTGATGAGACTGTTGAACGTAGATATGACGATGTCACTTATTCACAAGATAATATAAACGAATACCTTAACCGTGTTCTCCAGCTTGAAGCTGTAGCTTGTAAGGACTGGTTGACTAATAAGGTAGACCGTTCTGTAACTGGTAAGATTGCACGTCAGCAGGGACAAGGAAAAATCCAACTTCCATTGTCTGACTGTGGTGTTGTAGCTCTTGATTTCCGTGGAGAAAAAGGCATATCTTCTTCTCTTGGTCATGCACCACAAGCAGGTCTTGCTGATCCAAAGGCTGGAAGTGTACTCTCTGTAGCTGAGGCTCTTACTAATATAGTATGGGCGCCTCTTGCAGAAGGACTTGATAGTCTTAGTCTAAGTGCTAACTGGATGTGGCCATGCCGTTCTCAGAAGGGTGAGGATGCACGACTCTATGAAGGAGTAAGGGCATTGAGTGATTTCTGCTGTGACATTAATGTAAACGTACCTACAGGTAAAGATTCTCTATCTTTAAGTCAACAATATCCTAATGGTGAGAAGATTATCGCTCCTGGAACTGTTATTGTAAGTGCAGGCGGTGAAGTCAGTGATGTGAAGAAAACAGTAAGCCCAGTACTTGTAAATGATAAGGATTCAAGTCTTTATCATATAGATTTCAGTTTTGATGAACAGCATCTAGGCGGTAGTGCATTTGCACAGAGTTTGGGCAAGGTCGGAAGTGATGTTCCAACAGTGAAGAATCCTGAATATTTTGTAGATTGTTTCAATGCTATTCAGGAACTTGTAAAGCGCGGTTGGATAATGGCAGGTCATGATATCAGTGCCGGTGGTTTGATAAGTACTCTTCTTGAAATGACTTTCGCAAATGAGAATGGTGGTATCAATGTTAATCTTCATGACATCGCAAGCGATGATATCGTTAAGACTTTATTTGCAGAGAATCCTGGTGTTGTCATTCAGGTCAGCGATGCACATAAGGAAGAATTGAAGAAATTCCTTGATGACGAAGGTATCGGATATGCTAAGATTGGTTATCCTACTCCTAATAGTCGTAAGATTATTGTTAAGAACGGAGATAAAGAGAATGAGTTCGATATAGATTCTCTTCGTGATACTTGGTACAAGACATCTTATCTTCTTGATCGTGATCAGAGTATGAACGGTATGGCAAAGAAGCGTTATACAAACTATAAGAAGCAACCTATTGAAATTTGCTACAATAAGGATTTCAAGGGTACACTTGCAAGTTATGGTATTGATATTAATCGCAGAAAGTCAACAGGAGTTAAGGCCGCAATTATACGTGAGAAGGGTACTAATGGTGAGCGCGAAATGGCTTATACAATGTATCTTGCTGGTTTTGATGTAAAGGATGTAATGATGACTGATCTTATCAGTGGTCGTGAGACTCTGGAAGATGTCAACTTTATCGTATTCTGTGGTGGTTTCTCTAACAGTGATGTTCTTGGCAGTGCCAAAGGATGGGCTGGAGCTTTCCTTTATAATCCTAAGGCAAAAGAAGCTCTTGATAAGTTCTATGCCCGCGAGGATACTTTGAGTCTTGGTATTTGCAACGGCTGTCAGTTGATGGTGGAATTGAATTTAATCAATCCAGAGCATGAACACAGAAGTCACCTATGCCATAACAACTCTAAGAAGTTTGAGAGTGCATTCTTAGGATTGAGTATCCCTCAAAATAAGAGTGTTCTTCTAGGAAGCCTTAGTAATAATAAACTAGGTATATGGGTAGCTCACGGAGAGGGTCGCTTCTATCTTCCAGAACCAGAAGACCATTATAATGTAGTAGCAAAATACAATTATGCTGAATATCCAGGTAATCCAAACGGCTCTGATTATAATGTAGCTGGTATCTGCTCTGACGATGGTCGTCATCTTGCTATGATGCCACACCCTGAGCGTGCTATCTTCCCTTGGCAGAATGCTTATTATCCACTTGACCGTAAAAATGATGAGGTCACTCCTTGGATTGAGGCATTTGTCAATGCAAGAAAGTGGATAGAGGAAAAAATATAA
- a CDS encoding hybrid sensor histidine kinase/response regulator transcription factor: MRNLRTICLVIAVSIASILHANVLPQYSRDMFIFDHLGMSSGLSSQRIYSIIEGPYGGMWFSSKNGIDRYNGIQIKNYNFKTTKMYSDASGRNVRVFIANASIYAFDNKGNLFIYNRRLDSFENKLSLDSLIHGEIILNDVYVDKNYNIWFAMNTGLYTITPNKKLIRVIRNRYINKLNHVGNSLIACANDGIIFVDTKRYKAANILNKINAQVTYYDKLTSYLWIGTFQQGIKIYDMHHHKISKFKAFDNLPKTPVRSIIPMDKKMMLIGVDGGGVYAAKRDGTTVSLLFNADDNTGNVLHGNGIYDICRDHYGNIWIGSYSGGIDIAYPTDNVMKLFQHEYLNNQSLINNNVNDVLETQDGNIWFATDRGVSIYNKKLGIWHHAMTDKVVLTLCRNASGVLAGTYGNGVYSINSEGRACSIYSVSKGTLKTDYVYSLWKDNDNTLWIGCLNGDLVQVDGNKKKYYPIQLVQCITDMPDGRIAVGTVNGFFAVNKESGSFKQYFLASEFPGKDINSYVQSILFVNHNTAWIATDGGGIYIYDMKKHVIKQTITKANGLPSNTVYTLEKDNQNRIFASTDMGLSLILPEKGNDVIDINFVRGLDREYKRMSVCRLSDGKMVFGSSSGAVVINPDRISHLTYNAKLILTKISLLGNDNTTDKDSDLNGRLYDMLASGDITLDYDKNTFEIDFESINYKYQHDIVYQYMLDGFDRQWSAPSEAQNVKYTNLPSGNYKLLIRSISRNDGRVLDTKSLDITVNQPWWNTFFAWFIYICIMCGLAYAAWRFYLERLERRYFNEKINFFVNTAHDIRTPLSLILAPLNDIAADNSLSDTTRKYLNVARQNGGKLLKMVTKLLDFQKADNDEVNMCVSPLNLKQLLQTQIEKFVPRTSQKNIIIALESCPEEENVWMDTNMADSIFENLISNAVKYTPEGGYINICARIEDNEICIDIADNGIGIPQTAQKHIFQNFYRADNAINSNETGSGLGLMLTHRLIKLHKGSLTFNSLENSGTVFHIRLKRGFEHLMDFIDKQDADRNNNKDILPIESIAREEDVQLTNDKSKDIMLFVDDNAELRNYISMTFRNNYNVVTVESAEEAQRYLDNEVCDIIVSDVMMPGMDGDEFCKIIKENPDTSFLPVILLTAKSGRDFVIGGLNVGADDYITKPFDVAILKGKIESMLRNRRILSKYYMGRSIDMARNVQPDDSTISHMNNNDRKFIEKATKIVMDKISDTDFKIDDLCIEMAMSRTLFYGKLKALTSQTPQDFIRILRLERAAVLIKEGNSVLDVSVMTGFANVKHFSTTFKKHFGVSPSKYL; encoded by the coding sequence ATGAGAAATTTAAGAACTATATGCCTTGTAATCGCAGTTAGTATAGCTAGTATATTGCATGCAAATGTATTGCCACAATATAGTCGCGACATGTTTATTTTCGATCATCTAGGTATGAGTAGCGGACTTTCGAGTCAGCGAATATATTCTATAATTGAAGGTCCTTATGGGGGAATGTGGTTCAGTTCAAAAAACGGAATAGACCGCTACAACGGAATTCAGATAAAGAACTACAATTTTAAGACCACAAAAATGTATAGCGATGCAAGCGGGCGTAACGTAAGAGTTTTTATTGCTAATGCAAGCATATACGCTTTTGATAACAAGGGGAATTTATTTATATATAACAGAAGACTTGATAGCTTTGAAAACAAGCTATCTCTAGATAGTCTTATTCATGGAGAGATTATACTAAACGATGTTTACGTTGATAAGAACTATAATATATGGTTCGCCATGAATACAGGACTATATACTATTACTCCAAACAAAAAACTTATAAGAGTTATTAGAAATAGATATATAAATAAATTGAATCATGTAGGAAATTCCCTTATAGCATGCGCCAATGACGGAATTATATTTGTTGATACCAAAAGATATAAAGCGGCAAATATTCTAAATAAAATAAACGCACAGGTGACCTATTATGATAAACTTACATCATACCTTTGGATAGGTACATTTCAACAAGGTATCAAGATATATGATATGCACCATCACAAGATTTCAAAATTTAAAGCTTTTGACAATTTACCAAAGACCCCTGTAAGAAGTATTATTCCAATGGATAAAAAGATGATGCTAATTGGTGTTGACGGAGGTGGTGTGTATGCTGCAAAAAGAGACGGTACAACCGTCAGTCTGCTGTTCAATGCCGATGATAATACCGGAAATGTTCTTCATGGTAATGGCATATATGATATATGTAGGGATCACTATGGCAACATCTGGATTGGCTCATATTCAGGAGGTATTGACATCGCTTATCCAACAGATAATGTAATGAAATTATTTCAGCATGAATATCTAAATAACCAGTCGCTGATAAATAATAACGTAAATGATGTTCTTGAGACTCAAGACGGTAATATATGGTTTGCCACAGACAGAGGCGTGAGTATATATAACAAGAAATTAGGTATATGGCATCATGCAATGACAGACAAGGTTGTACTTACATTATGCCGTAATGCTAGCGGTGTTCTTGCTGGGACTTATGGGAACGGAGTATATTCAATAAACAGTGAAGGAAGGGCATGCAGTATATATAGTGTCAGTAAAGGTACTTTAAAAACTGATTATGTATATTCCTTGTGGAAAGACAATGACAATACGCTGTGGATTGGGTGTCTTAACGGAGACCTTGTGCAAGTTGACGGAAACAAGAAAAAGTATTATCCCATTCAGTTAGTACAATGCATTACCGACATGCCAGATGGACGAATAGCTGTTGGTACGGTAAATGGTTTTTTTGCGGTAAACAAGGAAAGCGGTAGTTTTAAACAGTATTTTCTAGCTTCAGAGTTTCCGGGTAAAGATATAAACTCTTATGTACAGTCTATCTTGTTTGTCAACCATAATACGGCATGGATAGCTACAGACGGCGGAGGAATCTATATCTATGACATGAAGAAACATGTGATAAAACAAACAATAACAAAAGCCAACGGACTACCGTCTAATACGGTTTACACATTAGAAAAAGACAACCAAAATCGCATATTCGCAAGTACAGATATGGGATTATCGCTCATTCTTCCAGAAAAGGGAAATGACGTTATTGATATAAATTTTGTAAGAGGGCTTGATAGGGAATACAAACGAATGTCGGTGTGCAGACTTTCCGACGGGAAAATGGTATTCGGTAGCAGCAGCGGTGCTGTGGTGATAAATCCGGACAGAATATCACACCTTACATACAATGCAAAACTAATTTTGACTAAAATATCGCTTCTTGGAAACGACAATACCACGGATAAAGACTCTGATCTTAACGGTAGACTTTATGATATGCTTGCCTCAGGAGACATAACGCTGGATTACGACAAGAATACATTTGAGATAGATTTTGAAAGCATAAACTACAAATACCAACATGATATAGTCTATCAGTATATGCTTGATGGCTTTGACCGGCAATGGAGTGCACCATCCGAAGCACAAAACGTGAAATACACAAATCTTCCTTCTGGTAATTATAAGTTACTGATACGAAGTATTAGTCGCAATGACGGCAGAGTTCTTGATACAAAGTCGTTGGACATAACTGTAAATCAACCATGGTGGAACACATTTTTTGCATGGTTTATATATATATGTATAATGTGCGGTTTAGCTTATGCTGCTTGGAGATTTTATTTGGAACGTTTGGAACGTAGGTATTTTAACGAAAAAATAAACTTCTTCGTTAATACAGCCCATGATATTCGTACACCTCTTAGCCTCATCCTAGCACCGCTCAATGATATAGCTGCCGATAATTCGCTCAGCGATACAACTAGAAAGTATCTGAATGTAGCAAGGCAAAATGGTGGAAAGTTGTTGAAAATGGTTACAAAATTACTTGATTTCCAGAAAGCCGACAACGATGAAGTAAACATGTGCGTAAGTCCATTAAATCTTAAACAATTATTACAAACACAAATAGAAAAATTTGTTCCACGAACATCTCAAAAAAATATAATAATAGCATTAGAATCATGTCCAGAAGAAGAAAATGTATGGATGGATACAAATATGGCAGACAGCATATTTGAAAATTTGATTTCAAATGCAGTGAAATATACTCCAGAAGGTGGATATATAAATATATGCGCACGGATTGAAGATAATGAGATATGCATAGATATCGCTGATAATGGAATCGGTATTCCACAAACGGCACAAAAACATATATTTCAGAATTTCTACAGAGCCGATAATGCAATCAATTCCAATGAGACGGGAAGCGGACTAGGACTTATGCTAACGCACAGACTTATAAAACTCCATAAAGGAAGTCTCACATTCAATAGTTTGGAGAATAGCGGAACGGTTTTCCATATAAGACTGAAAAGAGGCTTTGAACATCTCATGGATTTTATTGATAAACAGGATGCAGATAGGAATAACAACAAAGACATATTACCAATAGAATCTATAGCTAGAGAAGAGGATGTACAATTGACAAATGATAAATCAAAAGACATCATGCTGTTTGTTGACGATAATGCCGAACTGCGTAATTATATCAGCATGACATTTCGAAATAATTATAATGTTGTCACAGTGGAGAGTGCAGAAGAGGCGCAGAGATATCTTGATAATGAAGTATGCGATATTATTGTATCTGATGTTATGATGCCAGGAATGGACGGAGATGAATTCTGCAAAATCATAAAGGAAAATCCAGATACATCTTTTTTACCTGTTATTTTATTAACAGCCAAGTCAGGCAGAGACTTCGTTATCGGTGGATTGAATGTAGGCGCAGACGATTATATCACAAAGCCATTTGACGTAGCAATATTAAAGGGTAAGATAGAAAGTATGTTAAGAAACAGACGCATACTTAGCAAATATTATATGGGGCGATCTATTGACATGGCAAGGAACGTGCAACCTGATGATAGTACAATTAGCCACATGAACAATAACGACCGTAAGTTTATTGAGAAAGCCACAAAGATAGTTATGGATAAAATATCTGATACTGATTTCAAAATAGACGACCTATGTATAGAAATGGCTATGAGCCGTACTCTGTTCTATGGCAAACTAAAAGCTCTTACGTCTCAGACTCCACAGGATTTTATAAGGATTTTGCGTCTCGAACGTGCCGCCGTTTTAATAAAAGAAGGTAATTCGGTATTAGATGTTTCTGTTATGACAGGCTTTGCGAACGTAAAACACTTCAGCACCACATTTAAGAAGCATTTTGGAGTTTCTCCAAGTAAATATCTGTAA
- a CDS encoding chromate transporter: protein MYWTLFKTFIKIGLVTFGGGYAMIPMIEADVVDKYKWVDKDEFVNLVAIAQSCPGVFAINISIFIGYKLKKISGAVCTAIAAALPSFFIILLIAMFFHQFQDNKIVASIFAGIRPAVVALIAVPTFNLAKSANINIYNCWIPTIGAIAIWLLGVNPIWVIVAAGFGGFLYGKYIRPTE, encoded by the coding sequence ATGTATTGGACATTATTCAAGACATTTATTAAGATTGGCTTAGTCACCTTTGGTGGTGGCTATGCCATGATTCCAATGATAGAAGCTGATGTTGTTGACAAATATAAATGGGTAGACAAGGACGAATTTGTTAATCTTGTCGCAATAGCTCAAAGCTGTCCAGGTGTATTCGCCATCAACATCAGTATCTTTATTGGATACAAACTGAAAAAAATATCTGGAGCAGTCTGCACTGCTATCGCTGCGGCATTACCGTCTTTTTTCATTATACTCCTAATAGCGATGTTTTTTCATCAGTTTCAAGACAACAAAATTGTGGCTTCCATATTTGCTGGCATACGTCCTGCAGTTGTTGCTCTTATTGCCGTTCCAACATTTAATCTTGCTAAAAGTGCGAACATCAATATTTATAATTGTTGGATACCTACAATAGGTGCTATTGCTATCTGGTTACTTGGTGTTAATCCAATTTGGGTGATTGTAGCTGCTGGTTTTGGTGGATTTCTCTATGGTAAGTATATAAGACCTACTGAATAA
- a CDS encoding chromate transporter codes for MIFIQLFIAFFEIGLFGFGGGYAMISLIQSMVVTRYHWLTVSEFTNVIAISQMTPGPVGINSATYCGYTAIRNAGFSESIGILGSLTATAAIILPSLVLMIVISKMFMKYMDLPIIQDVFSGLRPAVVGLLAAATLLLMTPENFSTPSDPWTFWISVGLFATTFIGTKLVKINPLSMICCAAFAGLLLLY; via the coding sequence ATGATATTCATACAACTTTTTATAGCATTTTTTGAGATTGGCTTGTTTGGCTTTGGTGGTGGTTATGCCATGATTTCTCTTATACAGAGTATGGTCGTGACACGCTATCATTGGCTCACTGTAAGTGAATTTACTAATGTCATAGCCATTAGTCAGATGACTCCAGGACCTGTTGGCATAAATTCGGCTACGTATTGTGGATATACTGCTATACGCAATGCTGGATTTTCAGAATCTATAGGAATACTTGGCTCACTTACCGCTACAGCCGCAATCATTCTGCCTTCATTAGTATTGATGATTGTGATAAGTAAGATGTTTATGAAATATATGGATTTACCTATAATACAGGATGTGTTTTCTGGTTTAAGACCTGCTGTTGTTGGTCTTCTTGCTGCGGCTACTCTTCTACTTATGACTCCTGAAAATTTCTCTACTCCTTCTGATCCTTGGACATTCTGGATTAGTGTTGGATTGTTTGCCACAACGTTTATAGGAACAAAACTAGTAAAAATTAATCCTTTGAGCATGATATGCTGTGCTGCTTTCGCTGGATTGCTACTGCTATATTAA